From Candidatus Thermoplasmatota archaeon:
TGTGAGTCATTACTGTGCGATGCCTCGCATTCCTTGTAGGGAAGGCAGAATCGAAAAAATCAATACCCATAGCAATACATTCAACTATTTCTCTAGCAGAGCCTACACCCATAAGATAGCGAGGCTTATCTTTAGGAAGTAATTTTGTACTGTAATCTACAACTTTATACATTTCTTCTTTGGGCTCTCCTATGCTCAGACCTCCAATTGCATAGCCGTCGAAATTTAACTCTGCCAATTTATTAATACTGTAATTTCTAAGCTCTTGAAATATGCCTCCCTGAGTTATACCGAAAATTAACTGCTCGTTGTTGTGATGGGCTTTTTTACAGCGTTCTGCCCATTCCAAAGTTCTAACAACGCTTGCTTTTATTATTTCGTAATTATCTGTGTAATGGGGGCAGTAGTCAAGCGCTAACGCTACATCAGAGCCTAGCTGGCTTTGGAATTTAATGCATTTCTCAGGCGTAAATTCTCTGTCTCCGATTCTCAACCCTTTAGAGCTAACTTTTAATTTTAATTTCCTAATTAATTGATAGCCGCCAGAGTCTGTAAATATAATTCGAGACCAGTTGATAAATTTATGAATGCCAACTTCTGCTATGATTTCATTCTCGCTAAGCCATAAATGGAGTGCGTTTGCAATTATTGCTTGTACATCAATTTCTTCAAGCTCTTCTTTAGTAAGAGTTTTAACTGAGCCTTTTGTAGCAACCGGTAAAAAGCAAGGCGTTTCAATTGTACCATGCTGAGTTTTTAGTAATCCAATTCTTGCGCTTGTTTTATTATCCTCACAAGCTAGCTCGAACGCGCTCATTTTACAGACCTAAAACCTTTATTGCTTCTTCTAGATTATCTAAAACAAGAGCTACTTCTGTTATGTTGCCTTTCTTACCCAAAATATAAACTGAATTAATTTTCCGCGCTAAAGCTTCTGTGACTCTTGCGAGCTCCGCTGCATGTTTTATGTAAATTTTAAATTCTTGCATTTTTATTTTATTTGGGCACAGTGCCTCTTTCAGAAATAGTTTTTGCTAAAATACCGCCTCTAGCAGCCCAAGCAATTTCTACAACAAGCCATTCCGGCTTACATGCTTTGTAAAGCTGGTCTGCTACCTCTTCAGTAGCATACTCCTGCCAAGTGCGCTTATTGCGCCACGCTGCAAGATAATCTCTAATGGATTTGCTTTCTAATATTTTCTTAGCTGGCTTGTATTTTATTTTGACAATACCTTGGTCATGCCTTTCTGAAACTGGGCATAAACACTGAAATTCTGGATATTCCAATTCAATAATAGGCTTGCGCGCCCTACAAGGTATTGTTATCAACTTAGGATTCTCGGGCTTTTCTGTCTTTGCATACGGAGCTTTAGTGTAATCAGTCATATTAACTATTAACTTCTACAATTGTTTTTCAATCTAAAATAGCTTGCGTATAGTAATAGAAAAATTTAATAGGGGGCTGAAACATTAGAAAATAAGGAAAAAAAATCTCATTCAATCACGCTTATCGCTTTCATTCTAATTACTCATTCGGGAAAGGCGAAAAGAATAAGCTTTTTGAAGGAGAGTTTTTTTTCTGTAGGAAAAGGTGATTGAAAAATGCATATTGATCCAAGCACAACAAAATATTTAATAAGGGCAAGAATCTCAGCAGAAGGTGTTATAGAAAAGCCTGATGTTATAGGCGCTATATTCGGTCAAACTGAGGGCTTACTAGGCGATGAGCTCGATTTAAGGGATTTGCAGAAAAGCGCTAGAGTGGGTAGAATCGAAGTAGATATAGATTCTAGAAAAGGCCGTTCTGAAGGTGAGATACAAATACCGTCAAGCTTAGATCAGGTTGAGACTGCAATTTTAGCAGCCTCTTTAGAAACTATAGAAAGAGTCGGCCCTTGCAAAGCGAAAATAGACGTTGTTAAAATAGAAGATGTAAGAATATCGAAAAGAAATAAAATTGTTGAGAGGGCGAAATCGCTTTTAAGTAGCCTACTTGAAGATGCTCGTAAAGGCGGAGCTGGTCTAACAGAGACTATACGTGAAGCTGTACAGATAGAAGAAATTACAACATACGGTATAGATAAATGCCCCTCGGGGCCAGATGTTGAGAGAGCAGATTCTGTTATTGTAGTTGAGGGAAGAGCTGATGTATTAAACCTTTTGAGGGCAGGTATAAAAAATGCAATTGCAGTTGAGGGTACAAATGTACCTAAAACGATTCAAGATTTAAGCAAAGAGAAAATAGTTACAGTATTTGTTGACGGCGATAGAGGCGGCGAGCTTTTGCTCAAAGAATTATTGCAAACTTGCGAAGTCGATTTTATAACAACTGCACCTAAAGATACTGAGGTAGAAGAGCAAACTCAAAAACAGATAATTAAATGTTTGCGCAATAAAATGCCTACAGACCAATTTATAGAAACTTACGGCTTGAAAATAGAGCGTGTGCCTAAAGAAGAGGTAAAGGAGGTTGCAGAAGCGAGGACTGAGGAGCGAAAAAGATTTTTTACAATTTTAAAACCAAAAAAAGAGCCTGTACCAAAGGTGCTCTCGCCAATACAGCTAAAATACAGAGAGCTTTTAGCGAAACTTGCAAACACATCGAAAGCGCAACTGGTTGACAGCCAAGGAAATATTATTTCAGAGATGCTTGTAAGGGATTTGCCTGACGGTGTAAAAGCAGTTCCTCAAAGCGCTAGCGCCATTGTACTTGATGGTGTAGTGACTCAAAGACTTGTAGATACTCTTTCAGGAAGCTCTGTAAAAACGGTAATTGGCGTAAGAATTGGCAATCTCACAAAATTGCCTTTTGGTATAGAGGTACTTACAAGAGAAGATTTAGAATGATTTTTTAGTAAGTACTAACTTACCATGCTTCACTCCTTTAATACTTATTAGTTCATCTGCTAAACTGCGAAGTTCTTTTACCTTGCCATCTAAAACTATAACTTCAAGACAGTTGCGCTCATCTAAATGCACATGAGTTGTTGAAATTATGTTTTTGTTGTGCTCATGCTCTACGCTCAGAAGTTTATTCATAACATTGCTCGTAGCATGACTGTAAAGAAGGGTTATAGTTCCTATTATTTGCGCATCATCATTCTCCAGAGCTTCTTTAACATCCTCGCTTCTTATCAAATCCCTTATAGCCTCGGATCCACTTGCATAACCCTTTTTGTTAATAATACGATCGAATTTTTTAAGCAGTTCTTACTCTAGTGAAACGCCGAATCTTAACAGTTTTGCCATGATTACAAATAGATTTTCAAGTTTATGATTTTTTGCTAAATAGCAAAAGTAAACTCAGCGACGAAGTTCTTCTTGACTAGCTTTTTAGTTGAATCTATCTGCTGAGTTTAAGTAAACTCAGCGGCGAAGTTCTTCTTGACTAGCTTTTTAGTTGAATCTATCTGCTGAGTTTAAGTCAAATTGATGGTAATAACAATGCCTGGCAAAGAAAGGCAGATAGGCAATAATTTGAAAAAAAAAGATAGACGGGGTTATAAATATATAAAGTCACGGGCAAAGATTTGCCAGCTATAAACAAACTCGTTGCCAATAACATCAAAACAATTCTAGGGGCACTGGGTCCAAAACTGTTTCCTCAAATTAAATTTTGAGAACTAATGTTTCTTAAAAATTTCGTGCGCCAAGGGAAAGTTTATGAAAGAGCAGAATATTTTAATATTATGAATTATGAAATGTGCATTCTTGCAAGCTCTTACGAAAAAAGTAATGAAGAAGCAATTATTGAGCTATACGGCAGAACTAGAGAAAACAAGTCAATTGTAGCACGCTACTACGGATTTAAACCCTATTTTTTCGCTGTAGAGCCTAGCGAGGAGGTGCTCCAAGAGCTCAAAAGCGATGAAAATGTTTTGAAGCTCGAGAAGGAAGAACTATTTTATGAAGGCTCTTCTAAAGAATGCGGTAAAATATCAATTAAAGCTCCTTGGCAGGTGCCTGAGTACAGAAATAAATTTAGAAAACATTTCAATGTATTAGCTGCAGATATACCTTTCACCCATCGCTTCATCTACGATTTCGACTTAGCTTCCTGCGTAAGAGTGCACTGCGAGGATGAAAGCGAGGAGGTAAAGAAAAAATATACTACTGAGCTTGTAGTTAAGGCACAAAAATTTGAGAATATACCTGACTTTAAACCAGCTCTGAAAATATTGAGTTTCGATTTAGAGAATTCTATAAAGACTGGCGAGCTCTATGTGATTTGCTGCGCAGTTAGAGCAGGTGATAAGGTTACTAGAGCTAAAATTGTAGGTAAAGAAGAAGAGATTATTAAAAAATTTATTGAGCTTGTAAAGGTCGAAGATCCTGACGTTATTACAGGGTATAACATAGAGGGCTACGATTTTCCAGTACTTGAAGAGAGAGCCAATGCTTATGGTATAGCGCTATTAATTGCAAGGGATGGCACGGCGCTAAGGAGTACAAGAGGCAGGGCATGGAGAGCGCACGGCCGTTTGCTGGTAGATGTATGGCTTGCAGCCAAGCGCGAGCTTCACCCTAAAAAAGAGACTTTAGCTCATATAGCGAAGCTGGTACTTAACAAAGAAAAGCTTGGTATCGACCCTACCAAAATAGATGAGGAATGGAAAAGGAACAGAGAAAAAGTTATTGATTACTGTATGAATGATGCAGAATTAGCGCTTGGAATTTTAGAAAAAATAGGAAGTTTAGAGAAAGCAATGGATTTGGCTACTGTTTCAAAGCTACCCGTCGAAGACGCGCTTGCAGGAAGAACATCTCTTCTTATAGATTCTATTTTGATAAGAGAGGCTGATAGACATAAAGTTGGTGTGCCATGTATGAAGCATGGAGAAGAACGAGAAGGTATAATTGGAGGTTATGTCCACAGCATTCAACCAGGGCTGTATCACTGGGTGTGCTTGGCAGATTTTAGGAGCATGTACCCCAGCATTATTATTGCCAATAATATTTGCTTTACAACTCTAAATCCTAAAGGTGGTATAGTCAGTCCTACAAATGTGAGGTTCTTAAGTAAGGAAGAAAAAGAAGGATTACTACCTGGCATTTTGGAACGATTACTCAAAGAGCGCGCTGAGATAAAGAAAAAACTAAAAGGAAGTAAAGATAGCGAGCAAATTAGATACTATCAAGGTCTTGAGCTTGCAGTTAAAACTCTTATGAACGCATTTTACGGGGTGTTTGCCTCTTCATTCTATCGTTTTACAAACCCTGCAATTGGCGGTAGCATTACTGCATTTGCACGCGAGAGTATCAAAAAAATAATAAAAACTCTTGAAAGTGAAGGAGTAAACGTGATCTATGCAGATACTGACAGTATATTTTTCCAATCGCCTTATGATAGCTTAGAAGAGACTGTAAAATTCGGTGAGAAAACTGCAGAGCGCTTCTCTAAAGGTGGCATTATTCTTGAATCTGAAAAAGTGTTAGAGCCTTTCTTCAGCCACGGCAAAAAGAAAAGGTATGTTGGCAAAGTTGTATGGCCTAAAGAAGAGCTCTTAGTTAGAGGCTATGAAGTTAGGAGAACAGACGCATTTGATTTGCAAACAGAGGCTTTGGCTAAAGTTTTTGACGAGATACTAAAATGCGACCCAGAAAGCGCAACTCAATACGCACGCGAAATTATTAGTAAAGTTGTTGGTGGCGAAGTTGAAGTTGAGAAACTTGCAATTTCTAAAACAGTGAGAGGGGAAGAGGACTACAAAGCGCCTGAGTCTCAAGCAGGAGTGCAGGCTTCCAGAAAGCTAAAAGAGCTTGGCTATGAATTTGTACCTGGAATGAAAGTGTCTTGGATAGTAACGAATGGAAAAGCCTCACCGCAAAGAGTAGAGCCTTATATTGATGGAAGAGAGTTCAAGCACAAGCCAGATTACGAGTATTATGCGCAGAGAATAGCACAATCACTAGCTAGAATAACTGAAGTATTCGGCTGGGATGAAAATTCTTTGCTCTCGGGCATAAAGCAGAAAACGCTATTTGAAGAAGAGCGCAAGAAGAAGGGCGCTAAGTTAGAGGATTTCTTCTGAAGCCTGCTATTTGCAGGCACTGCAACGCAATGTTATAGTTATATTTTTTAATTTAGTCAGTATTTGTACTGTTTGGTTTGTGAGCTGATGTGATAAATTGTTCGTGAACTTTCGTTGATAGTTAGAGCACATTTTTTTCAGCATATTTTATTTGTTAAACTATTGCGGGAATAAATATTTTATGTTGCACCATTCTACAAATTATATCGTCATTATTAACGTTCTTGCATTAAGCGCAATAAGAATTGCTCCTACTAATATTCCGAGAATTCTCGGTGAAACTCTTTTGCATGTATAAGCTGCTATTGGTGCTGCAATAACGCCTCCTATTATCAAAGGAATTGTAATAGCCCAAAGAAAATTCTCAAATCCAATAACGAGACCAAAGGTAAGAGTTATAGCAATAGTTACAAAAAACTCAGCTAAATTTACAGAACCAATCACATATCTAGGCTCTGATTTATTTGCTGAGACTAACGTAGAAGTGCATAAAGGTCCCCATCCACCACCGCCAATAGCATCGATTGCACCTCCAAGAAAGCCCAAAGGCAGTAGAAAACTTTTGGCGAGTTCGCCTTTGCCTAAGATTATATGTTTTTTCAGAATATATTTTACGAATATTCTTGCGCCCATTACTAAAAGTATGATTGCTATGATTGGTCTCATAAGTTTGCCAGGCATATTTGCTAGAAAATAAGCTCCAAAAACTCCGCCAATTACACCTGTACAAATCAGAGGCAAAACTATTTTTTTGTTTATATTTCCAAATCGCAAATGCGAAATACCAGATGCAAGGGTAGCAAAAATTTCTGCAGTATGTACAGAAGCAGAGACAAGAGCAGGCATTAGACCGGCGGCTATAAGTAGAGATGAAGAACTAGCGCCGTAGCCCATCCCCAGCGCTCCGTCAATGTACTGGACAGCAAATCCTACCAAAACAATTAGCAAAAAGATAATCATTTTTAATGCCTGCCTTAACCACTATTATAGAGCCGTCTTTTAGAACAAGCCGTCTGAGATTGGATTTGTTTTTTAACCCCAACCTATCTATAACCTCTTTTGGAACTGTATGTTTCGGTAGATTATAAATATTTTATGGTAAAGACTTCAAAAGTAATACGCTATCAAATTTGGAGAAGTGAACATCTCCTGTTAAAATTTTGCATTTAAGTCTTTTTTGTACTGCTAATATTAATCACTCTAAAAACTTCACTTTTGTGCCTTCAGCAGTATCCTCAATAACAATTCCCAGTTTAGAAAGCTCTTCCCTTATTTTATCTGAAGTTTGCCAATCCTTGCGCGCTCTTGCTTCTTCTCTCAGTTTTACAAGCAGCTCCACTAAATTCTCAACTTCTACAGCTTTTCGCTCTTCTTTAAATATTCCTAAAATATCGCCAAACTCTTTATAAACATTAAGAATTTTAAGAATCGAATTTTTAGTTAGCTTTTTATCTAAAAGAGCGTTCACTTCTTTTGTGAACTCGAATACTGTTGCTATTGCCTCTCTTGTATTGAAATCGTCATCCATTGCATTGAAAAAATTATCATGTGCTTTATTAATAATTTCAGCAACATTCTTGTCAACTTTGCCTTCGTTTGCATATTTAACTTTTAATTTCAACTCTTCAATCACATTCTTTATTCTTGTCAAGCTCTCTTTCGCCTCATCCAAATTCTTGTCGCTGTAATCCAAAGGGCTTCTGTAATGCGCGTTAAGCAAGAAGAAGCGCACAACATCGCTACTATAATGCTCAAGAACTTCGCGAATAGTGAAAAAATTGCCAAGCGATTTTGACATTTTCTCTCGATTTATAGTCAGCATTCCTGTATGCAGCCAGTATTTGACGAAAGGCTTTTTGCCTGTAGCACATTCTGCTTGAGCTATCTCACAGTCATGATGAGGAAATATCAAATCAATTCCACCTCCGTGCAAATCGTACTGCGCTCCAAAATGAGTTAAAGTTATTGCTGTATCTTCTATATGCCAGCCTGGTCTGCCTTTACCAAAGGGCGAATCCCAAAAAGGCTCTTTAGGCTTTTGCTCTTTCCATAATACAAAATCTTCATAATTTTTTTTCCTTTCATCTACTTCCACTCTTGCGCCCGCTCTTAGCTGATCTATGCTCTGCTTAGATAACTTGCCAAACTCTTCAAACTTTTTAACTTCAAAATATACATTACCATTGCTTTGGTAAGCGTAGCCTTTTTCAATTAGAGTTTTTATCTGCTCTATAATCTCAGGAATGTAATCAGTTGCTTTAGGATAAAGATTGATTGAATTGATACTCAGCGCCTCCATATCTTCGTAAAAATAGTTAGTGAATTTCTCTGCAAGCTCCTTTGCTTCTATATTGAGCTCGCTCGCACGCGCTATAATTTTATCATCAATATCAGTAATATTCATAATAAAGAACACAGAGTAGCCTCTGGCTCTAAGGTATCTTGCAACAGTATCGAAAACAATATAAGTCCTTGCATGCCCTAAATGCGAGTAATCGTAGACAGTAGGTCCGCAGACAAATAATTTCACTCTATTACCATGCAGAGGCGAGAAAATTTCCTTTTCTTCTGTTAGAGTATTGTAAATTCTCAGTACCATATTTAAACAAATAGCAGTATAGCAATTTAATTTTAACTAATGAAAAAATTAATATTCACTGAAAGAGCTATTGAAAAATCGGTGTACGAAAAAAGGCTAGCGCGAATCCAAGAAAGGCTTGAGGAGCAAGGCAGCCAAGCTTTTATAATCAAAAACGAAGGTAATATTAGATATTTATGCTGCTCACATTTGCCTTATCCAGTTGTTAGCTATTTAGTCATTACTGAGAAAGATTCGCCAATAGGTATAGCAGCATCTTTAGAAGAGCTCAGAGCTAGAGATCAAAGCTCAGTTAAAGAATTATTTTCTTTTGCAGACCACCCAGGAATAAAAGCAGATGGTAAAAAAGCAGAAGAAGTGCTGAAGAAAGTGTTAGCGGAAAGGAAGATATCTAATGCATTAGTAGATACAAAAATGGCAGTTAAAGGAGTAAGGACAAAAACAGATAATTTTATTAGCAAGCTTAGGGAGAAGAAAGATGTGCAAGAGTTAGAGAATATAAAGAAAGCATGCAGGCTTGCGTCAAGGGCGTGTAAAAAACTAGAAGATTTTGTAGAAGATGGTAGAACAGAGCTACAAATAGCGAACGAGCTCGATTACTACGTTAGAAGTTTAGGAGCTCAAGCGAATTCATTCCCAACAATAATAGCAAGTGGAAAGCACTCATGCTACTCTCATCATCATCCTACCAATAAAAAAATAAAGTGCAACGAATCTGTAGTTTGCGATTTCGGCGCTATGTACAAAGGTTATTGCTCTGATATTACGAGAACTGTTTTTGTTGGCAATCCCCCAAAAGAATTGCTCAAGGTGTACGAGCTTGTGAGGGAGGCGCAACTAAGGGCAATAAAAATGACAAAGCCAGGAGTCAGGTTTAGAGATATAGATCTGAGTATTAGAAATTTTTTCAAAGAGCATAATTACGATAGATATTTTGTTCATTCTGCAGGGCATGGTATTGGACTTGAGGTTCACGAAGCGCCAAAAGTGTCTTGCACAAATAAAAACAAAATCTTTCAAGGCAATGTTTTCACGCTCGAGCCAGGCCTTTATATCCCTAAAAAGTTCGGTGTTAGAATTGAAGATGTAGTGGTAGTCGAAAAAAGCGGTGCTAGAATTCTGACGAGGTTATAATACAAGAAAAGTTGCGTTTGATATGAAGTACAAGTTTGTACTGCTAGAAATTGATAAAATACGAGAGCATGAGGAGACATATCCTGAGCGTGCAAAAGCGCTTGCAGAAGAGATAAAGAAAGATGGCACTCTTAAAATTCCTATGCTTGTAGACGACCGCTATTACATTTTACTCGACGGCCACCATCGTTTTCAAGCTTTGAAGATTTTAGGCTGCAGACGCATACCAGCTTTTTTAGTAGATTATTTTGACGACGGCATTTCAGTTGGTGTTTGGGAAGACGCGATTGCAAGAGGAAAAACTTCTATAACCAAGGAGGAGATAATTGAGACTGCCTTAAAAGGCAAAAAATTTCAGCCTAAGACCTCAAGGCACTTTTGGGAAGCTAAACCAAAGCCAATTGAAGTAAAGTTAGAAGAATTAATCTAAACTTAAACTCGGCGAAGAATTTCATCTTAAAATTTACTCTGCAGTTTTTCAAGGATGTATGCTGTTATCGCCTTTACAAAAATAAAAGTTTGCGTGAGCGCGTGAAATCTTAAGGAGCGAAAGGCAGTGTGAGGAATGAGTTTTAAAAACTCTTCCGCACCCTTCCGCCTTTGTTTCAGGTAATTTTTGGATAACGTTTCGCGAAGAAAAGAAGTTGCCGAAGGCAATTTGGGGGAAATCTTTGATTTCTCTTTTATTTGCTGTTAGCCGAAGTCGCTATCTATTTTCAATTCTATGAGTGAACCTTCTGTCAGTATCTTTGGCTGTTAGTATCTTTGGTATCTCTGTCCTGAGTTCAATCACTGGGATAGGACATTCTTCCCAATCGTTTTCCCAGCAAACAACATAATCACATTTTCTTCCTTTATGTTTAGGATTCATTGTGTGTTCTTTGAACTGACTGGATAGAAGTTCAAATTCAATATATTTTCTAACGTAGCTGGCACGGGGCTTCTTCACTTGTTGAAAAACACACGCGTCTGGAAATTGCGGCCTAATCCATTCTATTATTGGAAAACCCAACTCGTTTCTGTATCCAACAAACAACGCTATGACTGCATCGTGAGTAATGGGTGACCACCTCATAAATCCTAAGTCCATTGGCTCACCAACAAATTCCTCCAATTCTTCGGTCTCAGTAGGTATACCCGGTGGCTCCTCAATGTCTCTAACTGATTTCAAAATCTTCTCCATCTTTTCGGCTTCTTTTAACTCCCATTTTTTGGTTTCAGCGTTTAATTCTATAATGCCACTTTTCTTTAAAGCTTGCTGGGCACTCCGAACTATATGTTCCCATTCTGGTCGGTTATAATCCACGTTCTTATGGATACATCGTATCCCGTCATTACATTCTTCAGGATACATATTCTTAATCTTCTGGAGTATTACAGAGGTCTTTTCTGGAGTAGCTTTCAGAATGTCGATAATTCCTTGTTTGAATTTCTGAAACGGGGTCAAGTCTTCCATAATAATCTACCTCTTAAATTCTTTTAAGCGATTTCGCCCAACTTAGGTATATACGAACTTCCCGTCTACTCCTCTCTACAAACTTTCCCTAATATCTCTTCGCCCTGTGCTCTTGATAGCACTCCCTATAGTAAACAGGCCTATCGCCGCTCGGCTTGAACGGCGCTTCGCACTCATTGTCGCAGTCAGCATCTTATCACACAGCGCTCTTCAATTCGTTTATTTTTTGAGTCAGTACAGGCACTACTTTAAACAAATCACCTACAATGCCGTAATGAGCTATATCGAATATAGGGGCGTTAGGGTCTTTGTTTATTGCTACTATAGTCTCAGAATCTTTCATTCCCATTACGTGTTGGAACGCGCCGCTTATACCTATTGCAAAATATAGTTTTGGCTTCACAGTCTTACCAGAGCTCCCAACCTGTCTATCGCTGCCAAGCCATTGCTTATCAATTACAGGTCTTGAGCCTGCAAGTGCACCGCCTAGACAAGAGGCCAGCTTCTCAACTAATTGTAAATTTTCCTTGTCCTTTATACCGCGCCCTACAGCAACGATAACGTCTGATT
This genomic window contains:
- the tgt gene encoding tRNA guanosine(34) transglycosylase Tgt; protein product: MSAFELACEDNKTSARIGLLKTQHGTIETPCFLPVATKGSVKTLTKEELEEIDVQAIIANALHLWLSENEIIAEVGIHKFINWSRIIFTDSGGYQLIRKLKLKVSSKGLRIGDREFTPEKCIKFQSQLGSDVALALDYCPHYTDNYEIIKASVVRTLEWAERCKKAHHNNEQLIFGITQGGIFQELRNYSINKLAELNFDGYAIGGLSIGEPKEEMYKVVDYSTKLLPKDKPRYLMGVGSAREIVECIAMGIDFFDSAFPTRNARHRTVMTHNENYDIDKAIFANDLNALEENCKCYTCQNYSRAYLRHLFKEQELLAMRLLSIHNLYFVVRLVAQAREAIKENEFDSFRKEFLNTNSQIQIYR
- a CDS encoding NADPH-dependent 7-cyano-7-deazaguanine reductase QueF, whose protein sequence is MTDYTKAPYAKTEKPENPKLITIPCRARKPIIELEYPEFQCLCPVSERHDQGIVKIKYKPAKKILESKSIRDYLAAWRNKRTWQEYATEEVADQLYKACKPEWLVVEIAWAARGGILAKTISERGTVPK
- the dnaG gene encoding DNA primase DnaG — translated: MHIDPSTTKYLIRARISAEGVIEKPDVIGAIFGQTEGLLGDELDLRDLQKSARVGRIEVDIDSRKGRSEGEIQIPSSLDQVETAILAASLETIERVGPCKAKIDVVKIEDVRISKRNKIVERAKSLLSSLLEDARKGGAGLTETIREAVQIEEITTYGIDKCPSGPDVERADSVIVVEGRADVLNLLRAGIKNAIAVEGTNVPKTIQDLSKEKIVTVFVDGDRGGELLLKELLQTCEVDFITTAPKDTEVEEQTQKQIIKCLRNKMPTDQFIETYGLKIERVPKEEVKEVAEARTEERKRFFTILKPKKEPVPKVLSPIQLKYRELLAKLANTSKAQLVDSQGNIISEMLVRDLPDGVKAVPQSASAIVLDGVVTQRLVDTLSGSSVKTVIGVRIGNLTKLPFGIEVLTREDLE
- the nikR gene encoding nickel-responsive transcriptional regulator NikR, producing the protein MLKKFDRIINKKGYASGSEAIRDLIRSEDVKEALENDDAQIIGTITLLYSHATSNVMNKLLSVEHEHNKNIISTTHVHLDERNCLEVIVLDGKVKELRSLADELISIKGVKHGKLVLTKKSF
- a CDS encoding DNA polymerase domain-containing protein, which produces MRQGKVYERAEYFNIMNYEMCILASSYEKSNEEAIIELYGRTRENKSIVARYYGFKPYFFAVEPSEEVLQELKSDENVLKLEKEELFYEGSSKECGKISIKAPWQVPEYRNKFRKHFNVLAADIPFTHRFIYDFDLASCVRVHCEDESEEVKKKYTTELVVKAQKFENIPDFKPALKILSFDLENSIKTGELYVICCAVRAGDKVTRAKIVGKEEEIIKKFIELVKVEDPDVITGYNIEGYDFPVLEERANAYGIALLIARDGTALRSTRGRAWRAHGRLLVDVWLAAKRELHPKKETLAHIAKLVLNKEKLGIDPTKIDEEWKRNREKVIDYCMNDAELALGILEKIGSLEKAMDLATVSKLPVEDALAGRTSLLIDSILIREADRHKVGVPCMKHGEEREGIIGGYVHSIQPGLYHWVCLADFRSMYPSIIIANNICFTTLNPKGGIVSPTNVRFLSKEEKEGLLPGILERLLKERAEIKKKLKGSKDSEQIRYYQGLELAVKTLMNAFYGVFASSFYRFTNPAIGGSITAFARESIKKIIKTLESEGVNVIYADTDSIFFQSPYDSLEETVKFGEKTAERFSKGGIILESEKVLEPFFSHGKKKRYVGKVVWPKEELLVRGYEVRRTDAFDLQTEALAKVFDEILKCDPESATQYAREIISKVVGGEVEVEKLAISKTVRGEEDYKAPESQAGVQASRKLKELGYEFVPGMKVSWIVTNGKASPQRVEPYIDGREFKHKPDYEYYAQRIAQSLARITEVFGWDENSLLSGIKQKTLFEEERKKKGAKLEDFF
- a CDS encoding sulfite exporter TauE/SafE family protein, whose product is MIIFLLIVLVGFAVQYIDGALGMGYGASSSSLLIAAGLMPALVSASVHTAEIFATLASGISHLRFGNINKKIVLPLICTGVIGGVFGAYFLANMPGKLMRPIIAIILLVMGARIFVKYILKKHIILGKGELAKSFLLPLGFLGGAIDAIGGGGWGPLCTSTLVSANKSEPRYVIGSVNLAEFFVTIAITLTFGLVIGFENFLWAITIPLIIGGVIAAPIAAYTCKRVSPRILGILVGAILIALNARTLIMTI
- the cysS gene encoding cysteine--tRNA ligase, whose product is MVLRIYNTLTEEKEIFSPLHGNRVKLFVCGPTVYDYSHLGHARTYIVFDTVARYLRARGYSVFFIMNITDIDDKIIARASELNIEAKELAEKFTNYFYEDMEALSINSINLYPKATDYIPEIIEQIKTLIEKGYAYQSNGNVYFEVKKFEEFGKLSKQSIDQLRAGARVEVDERKKNYEDFVLWKEQKPKEPFWDSPFGKGRPGWHIEDTAITLTHFGAQYDLHGGGIDLIFPHHDCEIAQAECATGKKPFVKYWLHTGMLTINREKMSKSLGNFFTIREVLEHYSSDVVRFFLLNAHYRSPLDYSDKNLDEAKESLTRIKNVIEELKLKVKYANEGKVDKNVAEIINKAHDNFFNAMDDDFNTREAIATVFEFTKEVNALLDKKLTKNSILKILNVYKEFGDILGIFKEERKAVEVENLVELLVKLREEARARKDWQTSDKIREELSKLGIVIEDTAEGTKVKFLE
- a CDS encoding aminopeptidase P family protein, whose translation is MKKLIFTERAIEKSVYEKRLARIQERLEEQGSQAFIIKNEGNIRYLCCSHLPYPVVSYLVITEKDSPIGIAASLEELRARDQSSVKELFSFADHPGIKADGKKAEEVLKKVLAERKISNALVDTKMAVKGVRTKTDNFISKLREKKDVQELENIKKACRLASRACKKLEDFVEDGRTELQIANELDYYVRSLGAQANSFPTIIASGKHSCYSHHHPTNKKIKCNESVVCDFGAMYKGYCSDITRTVFVGNPPKELLKVYELVREAQLRAIKMTKPGVRFRDIDLSIRNFFKEHNYDRYFVHSAGHGIGLEVHEAPKVSCTNKNKIFQGNVFTLEPGLYIPKKFGVRIEDVVVVEKSGARILTRL
- a CDS encoding ParB N-terminal domain-containing protein, translated to MKYKFVLLEIDKIREHEETYPERAKALAEEIKKDGTLKIPMLVDDRYYILLDGHHRFQALKILGCRRIPAFLVDYFDDGISVGVWEDAIARGKTSITKEEIIETALKGKKFQPKTSRHFWEAKPKPIEVKLEELI